Proteins found in one Candidatus Poribacteria bacterium genomic segment:
- a CDS encoding Mrp/NBP35 family ATP-binding protein, producing the protein MFKLAVLSGKGGVGKTTVAVNLARALAQKEEVGLLDADISGPNAPKMLGVSGALRLSEEGRMIPIQVGRIKLVSMSFVLPDEDTPVIWRGPLKSKAINQFFTDTDWGDIRYLVIDLPPGTGDEALSVAQSMEGIDGAIIVTTPQDVALLDSRKAVNFARKLNMPVVGIVENMSGLICPHCGNRIDLFKVGGGERAAEEMGVDFLGRIPIDPKIVELSDEGLSPFDKAPDSPAVRAFIEIARRCEEFLG; encoded by the coding sequence ATGTTCAAGCTGGCGGTTCTCAGCGGCAAGGGAGGGGTTGGGAAAACCACTGTGGCTGTAAATCTCGCCCGTGCCCTCGCTCAGAAGGAGGAGGTGGGGCTATTGGATGCCGATATAAGCGGGCCGAACGCACCTAAAATGCTAGGGGTGTCGGGAGCGCTCAGGCTTTCCGAGGAGGGAAGGATGATCCCCATTCAGGTCGGCCGAATAAAACTCGTGTCGATGAGCTTCGTGCTACCGGATGAGGATACACCTGTGATATGGCGCGGGCCGCTTAAAAGCAAGGCCATAAATCAATTCTTCACCGATACGGACTGGGGAGATATCAGGTATCTGGTGATAGACCTGCCACCTGGAACGGGAGATGAAGCACTATCGGTCGCACAGTCGATGGAAGGGATAGATGGGGCGATTATCGTGACCACACCACAGGATGTGGCGCTTCTGGATTCGCGCAAGGCGGTTAACTTCGCCAGAAAACTGAACATGCCTGTCGTAGGGATTGTGGAAAACATGAGCGGTCTGATATGTCCTCACTGTGGCAATAGGATAGATCTTTTCAAGGTTGGAGGCGGTGAAAGGGCTGCTGAAGAGATGGGGGTCGATTTCCTCGGAAGGATCCCGATCGATCCGAAGATAGTCGAGCTTTCGGACGAAGGCCTTTCGCCTTTCGATAAAGCTCCCGACTCACCAGCCGTCCGGGCTTTCATCGAGATAGCTCGGAGATGCGAGGAGTTTCTCGGTTAA